AGCAAATATACTCAAAAGActtatgaatattcataataACTGGCAGATAATCATCGACAGTAGGCAGTGCTTTAACTATGTTGCATTCCAAACCACTATGCCATCCACCCTCCAGGACATGTGCTGGCTTATTCATAGAGGCAACATGTCAACCCTGAGCCCAAATATGGCATCATATTATCCTAACTAATTTAATAACAGGTAGATTAGTGTATCTGTAACATAACACAAATGCTTTCTCGTTCATCAAAGACCCAGTGAGAGTCCCTTTAATGTAATTGAGCCATCTTAAATTTAACAGGGCCTCTTCCCCCAAACACAGGCTATTTTTACCCCTCAGTCAGCTGTGACAGAGATAATATTGACAATGAACTGCCTTCTTTGTACAAATATGCTGAGGCACAGCTCTGAAAAGCCATACATCATATCTGGAGGCTCTATTAGTGTCCCATTAGGATTTCTACGATGAAGTCTGGTGTCAAAGCTAAAAGTTCCAGGTGCTGTACTGACACCTGTAGTTATTATCACATCCTTGAGACCTTCCCACCAGTCAGCAATAAACGTGAAGACTGCCGAAACACAAAGCAGCAGTAAACAAACAATTCGCATACTAAAAATGTTACTTACGAtgtttgtctttatttttctattactgtatgttttttttttttttatcaagttacattttctttaaagatAAAAACTTAAGGTTTTTactttttcttgtaaaatgttgtTTGGAAAAATTTAATATTAAGACAAATTGACTTATATTGACCTgaaagatattaagtcttgttttctgaaaaaaaaaaaaaaaaaatcaaaatgtgagTTAATGCTTGCATCAAAAGaaggtttatgcttaaaacaagaaaaaatataaatggggtaagaaaaataagtttaaaaaataaaataaagtttatttttcttaccccactgacagatattttttctaattttaatcATAAACCTACTTTTGATGCAAGCATAAActtacattttgaatttttttttcagaaaacaaaacttaatATCTATCAGGCCAATTTAAGTCAATATAAGtcaatttgctgctcaagtaattgtatcttaatttaataGTGTTTAGACATTTGTATTGAAAAGCAagacaacaatattttttttttactaaaatcttttttttttttttttactgtgcggTACAGCTCATCTTTGTAACTAAAATATGATAGAAACAACTACCGTAATAATAGTCAAACACTATCCTACATTTTCAGGATCAAGACTACTGTGGTGTTTGGAGGCTTTTTTCCCAGTCTGAGCTCTGCAAATAGTTCCTATCTGTTGTTCTTAAGGGAAAATgacataaaaacttatttttttttgtcttgttttaatttgaatgaaaTGAAGGTATAAATCAATGAGCTATGAGGGGTCTCTAAATgaacattccaaaaaaaaaaaaaaatcacagcctCCTGGTTAATGATCCCGGCCAGATTGAACTGGAAATAACTGGGCTTATCTGCCACCTCTAACACTCTGAAAAATAGGGCTTTCCTCTTAGAGACCTTCTGGAAGCGAAGACTTTCTCAGACACCTGCTGTTGCCCTATGCTATCACTGCAAACATTTCATGCTGTCTGCATGGAGATGGATCAATGTACACTACTTAAGGAGACAGAAAAGGGAATTGGAAAATAAACACAGCGTAGGAGTACAACAGAGCAAGAAGATGATGGTGAAAGTATCCTGTTACCCACAGAATAACAAGGCTTAGATTGTTGAGCTAATgacactttaaatgcatattattaaacTTAATGACATTAAAGCTTCTGGCTGAACTGGATCtataatttcaattaatttcagTGGCAAATGGCATCCTCCATCTTCAGTTTGTTGTTGTAGAGCCTGAAGCCAGACAGCTAGATTTTAAATCAAGTTAGAAAACAGATTACAGAAATTTGCCAAAACTACATTCAGTCAGTGAAACGAAGCCTGAGCTTTCTTtcgaaaactttttttgtttctcGAAGAACATTAAGGAGTCAAATACTGACATCTAGTGGCAGATTAAATGAGCGCATTCAGACCGCCAAGACCGGTGAAAATTAGTTTACAATTTAGTTGCTTAAAAACTGTTTTGCTTTGTAACTTATTATGAATTCGTCTTCATTTAACTGGGATTTAAAGAGCCAGTGGACACGAAATCTTGGCTATGACTTAATACATCGCTCTATTACAGTTTACATGAGATGTATTCATGAGAATGTACATATGGTATTTATATTTAGTGCACACAACACATTTAATTTCAGTGGTTTATGTGACTTGAGTTTCTTTCAGTGaaaatagcaacaacaacaacaacaacacattgttAAAAATCAAACGACTTTCGCCCAAACCCCAACAAACATTCATGATCATACCAGTTCAACTTCAGTCCTTTATTACTAATATCTAAAGACTGGAACACATACTCTCCCACTTACCATGTCTGATTTCTGTAAAGGTACGATTATATTTGTTGATTGTTGTTTAACAGACGGTTGATTGTCTTCCTTTAGCCTCGCTATTAAGTCCCATCACCATAGCAACAACATCAAACGGGCTACCGCCAGATAAAATAATGTACCAAAACGTAACCTCCTGCGAAGTCCTAACTATATTCCGTAGGTTTTTAACATTCAGCTGCTTTCGATATGGATGTCTGGTGAGTAAACAGACGTTTAGGGAGCCAGTACTTCGCTTATACGAGTCTTACTGTAACCCGGAAGTAGTAGTTTCTGACCTTTACCGCCAACTGCCACTCGCACATGGGTTTGTTGTTATAGTGTGTGGACTTTGACTCTGGTTTCGCTTCAGTGTTACTGTTTACCAGAACTGTTAAGCAATTAGTTACAATGTATACAATGTAGCGTGCTTCTAAATTTATGTTTAGCTTAAAAAACTGCAAATCTGTAACAATGAGAGACAAAGGTCTTTTGCTATAACGTTATTTCAAAAGTGATTTCATGTTTAGTTGAGGTTTACACTTGAAAGGTATTTCCACGAACCACATCTGTCAAAATGGAAACCAGTCCGTTCATTCTAGACGGAGGTCTGGCGACAGAACTTGAAGCAAGTGGATTTCGGTTGCAGGTTGGTAACGTTACTATTACACAAACGTGTTGTTAACAATCACATGTTAAATCACGCATATGTTTAATTTGTAGGGAGATCCCCTATGGAGTGCAAGGATTTTGCATACAAACCCACAGGCCATTAAGGACGTACATTTCAGGTTATTACAGGCTTCATTATGTTCTGTATATCTGAGTTGTCAAACAAGTTCAAGTTCAAAGAGTTTGTTGTCATGCGCACAATGAGGAAAACAAGATTCCATGTACAACGAAATTCTTTCTTTGCTGTCCACATTGAATGCCAAGACAAGTGCAAACTATGGAAAAAAGATTTGTAAAAAGGCATACACATCAGTACAAACATAATAAAGTAAAGCTATTTCACAATTTGACTAATTTTACTGTGATACTGTAATGTACATGTTATCATTTTGAACCTAAATTCTCTCTATCCTATCGGTCATTTATTATTTCTGTATGCCTCTTCTATGACTTCTAAGAACTATTTCATATTTAATGAATGATCGATTTGACTTGTTTTAATAGATTTCTTAAAAGCGGTTCTGATGTCATAACAACAGCCACATATCAGGCCAGCATTGAGGGATTCGTGAAATATCTTGGTGTCCGGCCTGAGGAGGCTCAGCAGATGATAATATCAGGGGTTCAGCTGGCAAAAGAGACCGTCCGTGAGTTCCTGTCTCACTCACCCATATCAGGTGTGTTGCAAGCCTACTAAATCATGCATTCTGTCTAGTTTCTGGAGAAAATGTAGAGACACCAGCTACAATTGAatcttaaattaaatgaattccCGCAGAAGACAGAAGAGAGCCTGTGGTTGCAGGTTCAGTGGGACCATATGGGGCATTTTTACATGATGGGTCTGAGTATACAGGGGCCTATGAGGACAAGATGACAATGGAGGTAATGCAGGCTTAAACTCTCCATCCACCCAATCTGCCAACACATTAGAATTTCAAGTGCATGTTCTCTCTTTTGTTTTAGGAGCTGAAAGACTGGCATCGTCCACAGATCCAGTGCTTAGTAAAAGCCGGAGCTGATCTTGTTGCCATGGAGACCATTCCAGGTCTCAAAGAGGCGGAGGCTTTGGTGGAAGTCCTCCGAGAATTTCCAGAAGCTAAAGCCTGGCTTTCCTTTTCTTGTAAGGTGACTGATATCAATGGATACGCTTTCCATGAATTACATACACGGCATTATATTTCATGAAATCTAGCAACAGATTTAAGTCATTAAACACGTGCAGTTGTTTGTGCTCTGATTAAAACAAATGAGTCAGACATTGCTATTAATGCAACGAATGTGTTTCAGGACTTTCAGAATATTTCAAGCGGGAGGAGATTTTCTGAGGCGGTTCAGGTGGCTTGTAGGTCCTCACAGCTGGTTGCAGTGGGGGTGAACTGCTGTCCCGCTCCGTTAGTGAAACCACTTCTAGAGTCAGCCAAGTCACACAAGAAAGCAGATTTGAGCTGGGTGGTCTACCCTAATAGTGGAGAAGGATGGGACCCCAAGACCGGGTAAGTTTAATCAGTAAGTTGGAATAGTAAGTTATTAATTCCATTGATTGTGTTTCCattgaaaaattacattttaaaaggatATTTTCCAGACCAAGAGGGGAAGgaagacaaaaaaacatttatattttattatttcatcacAGAAATCCCCTATCTTAGATAATTGCGCTTtgcaccatctctctctcttttttgacagAAGTTTGGaatcagattttaaaaaaatgcatttatttatccaaataaatacaatttcaaatcAAGGCTGTTCTTTAGAACTTCCTATTCTTTAAAGAATCCCAAATAAAatatggtttacacaaaaatattaatccgCACAAGCATTTATCTTTTTAgtatattatgaatatatttacatttttgtcttggaacgtgctatataaatacatttcatttacttaatgttttcaacattgttgagaaatatttcttgagcacaatGTGACAATGAACACCGGAGTAATGgctgcaaaaaattcagctttaccatatgaattaataatatttatgatatattaaaacagatagcagttgtttaaaattgtaataatattttacaatattagttTTTAGTGTTGGCATGCATAAGAGACTATataaatggtagtgtaaataaaataaataaataaaacatcataatcCATTAACCACAAATGGCTGCAAAATCGTGAAAACTGATTGGTAAAATGTAGGAACCCTGAACTTATTTACTTGGATCATAATTGACGATTTGTCTCAATAGTTTAATAATGTAAGTGGCTGTTCTGTGGCTATTTCAGATGGAAAAACGAGAAACGGACATCATTTGCCAAACTAAGTCTCGACTGGAAAGAACAAGGGGCTTTGtggattggttgtttttttttttttgtaccagtAAATAAGCTTTACTGTAAACATATACTATGACTTGTTCTTTCCTGTTGCGCTGACTCACACACATCTGTTTTCTGTCAACAGGTGGCTGCTGTCGTGTTGGTCCTGCTGATATAACTGAGCTGAAACAGCAACATGACATCATTTAGTTTATTCTGAAATAATGCAGTGATGTATACGAAggtgtataaatattttattcataaataaaaagaatacaataataatagacTAGATTCACATGAGTATGAGATTTGTGATGACTTTAACATTATACAGAAGATGTTGCTGTGTTAAAGAAATAACAAATCACAGTCCACATGACATGGAAGCAATCATGCAATCTTAGCTCACAGCGTGTTTGACAAAGAACATGAGTGGAATCCTTCAAGTTGCTATTTACAATAAGATGGCACCATCTTATTAAACCATGTCACTTAATGATTACCAGAATCTGATccactgaaatatcacatggtcacaTCATTAAACGGTCTGATATCTTTATGTCGACCTTGActtagtttgtatttttttatacttacACTAATAAAGCCATTTGTTTATGCATTAGTAGAACTAGTCTTCAATGTAGTGTAGTCTAGTCTTTTATGTAGTGTTTTCTGTGAGCATATCATTTTTCACTCCATACTTCACTCCAATGATCAAGAGTACCATTAGTAGCATATAAATCCACCAAATAGCATATAACTTAAATGGAATGATACTGATCTGAAAATCAAATATTCACTTCATGTTCTTGGTACACTTAAGGTGCAGCCACAAATTCTGGCAGACAAAAATTGTCCGCTGCGTATAGTGTAGCAATATATTAAGCACGATCACTTTCAACCCAAGCAactttctgttggtcaacacGGTGTGACCAACTTTAACCAACTGTAAAACCTGGGGAAATCATTCACCATTACATGAAATTCTGGATTGTGTGGATTCCTAATGAAACTGCTGGACTTCACCTGCAAGAATTTGCATAACAATGGTACATTTGACCACACCTTTAGTAAAGTTAACTGCACATTCATTTGATGATTCATTTATCCATAATGAGTTGAAAGAAAGCAGCATTTTGACCTAAAGGAAGTGACTCAAAGTCTTGGAGAGAGAGCCATTTTGAAGTATTTTAAAACTTAATAGTTTATAGCACATTACTGAGGGCTGTGGGATTTGTTTACATACTGTAGCTGTAAAATGATGGCATCACAGGGATGTCCTCCACAAAAGCTTATGGCTTCTTCCTTATGGGCATCAAACCATCCTTATGGTTACCAGAGCATTAACCACACCATTTAGCTTGCAACTTCATCTAT
This genomic window from Carassius gibelio isolate Cgi1373 ecotype wild population from Czech Republic chromosome A6, carGib1.2-hapl.c, whole genome shotgun sequence contains:
- the zgc:172121 gene encoding homocysteine S-methyltransferase YbgG isoform X1 translates to METSPFILDGGLATELEASGFRLQGDPLWSARILHTNPQAIKDVHFRFLKSGSDVITTATYQASIEGFVKYLGVRPEEAQQMIISGVQLAKETVREFLSHSPISEDRREPVVAGSVGPYGAFLHDGSEYTGAYEDKMTMEELKDWHRPQIQCLVKAGADLVAMETIPGLKEAEALVEVLREFPEAKAWLSFSCKDFQNISSGRRFSEAVQVACRSSQLVAVGVNCCPAPLVKPLLESAKSHKKADLSWVVYPNSGEGWDPKTGWKNEKRTSFAKLSLDWKEQGALWIGGCCRVGPADITELKQQHDII
- the zgc:172121 gene encoding homocysteine S-methyltransferase YbgG isoform X2 yields the protein METSPFILDGGLATELEASGFRLQGDPLWSARILHTNPQAIKDVHFRFLKSGSDVITTATYQASIEGFVKYLGVRPEEAQQMIISGVQLAKETVREFLSHSPISDRREPVVAGSVGPYGAFLHDGSEYTGAYEDKMTMEELKDWHRPQIQCLVKAGADLVAMETIPGLKEAEALVEVLREFPEAKAWLSFSCKDFQNISSGRRFSEAVQVACRSSQLVAVGVNCCPAPLVKPLLESAKSHKKADLSWVVYPNSGEGWDPKTGWKNEKRTSFAKLSLDWKEQGALWIGGCCRVGPADITELKQQHDII